In the Acropora muricata isolate sample 2 chromosome 1, ASM3666990v1, whole genome shotgun sequence genome, one interval contains:
- the LOC136887903 gene encoding serine/threonine-protein kinase PAK 3-like isoform X3 produces the protein MEFPIVNATIKFSPVKKEKKATSNNRFVVKEVKCANQKPSTKPLVASKVVEVSVPREALNSRSQQTYALPSVPLIEVNINKHGFQGMPEAWARLLHTSNITQAEQKKNPQAVLDVLNFYEGSIEKETTTKFMTVSKPYGQSPAPRPAIGEHTYAPPLPPHATPTHTLAAENHSEQANDSEPAVPPAIPSRPEHTKSKYIPNEVTTKPSAKEDDKGTAQDQVTRAQTRDRKKKKMSDEEIHSRLRNIVSVGDPKRKYTKFEKIGQGASGTVYTAIEVATGHEVAIKQMNLSQQPKKELIINEILVMRENKHPNIVNYVDSYLVGEELWVVMEYLAGGSLTDVVTETCMDEGQIASVSRECLQALEFLHSNGVIHRDIKSDNILLGMDGQVKLTDFGFCAQITPEQSKRSTMVGTPYWMAPEVVTRKQYGPKVDIWSLGIMAIEMVEGEPPYLNENPLRALYLIATNGTPELAHPEKLSPVFKDFLSQSLEMDVDKRSGARELLQHPFLKQAKPLASLVPLILAAKEASSRNS, from the exons ATGGAGTTCCCGATTGTGAACGCTACAATCAAGTTTTCACCAgttaagaaagaaaagaaagcaacgTCAAACAATAGATTCGTCGTAAAAGAAGTGAAATGCGCTAATCAGAAACCATCAACGAAGCCCTTGGTGGCATCCAAGGTTGTCGAAGTGAGCGTTCCCAGAGAAGCTCTAAATTCGAGATCTCAACAAACTTATGCTTTGCCAAGTGTGCCACTGATAGAAGTCAATATCAACAAACATGGATTTCAG GGCATGCCAGAAGCCTGGGCCAGACTTCTTCACACATCTAATATCACACAAGCAGAACAGAAGAAGAACCCACAG GCTGTTCTGGATGTCTTAAACTTCTATGAAGGAAGTATTGAGAAAGAAACCACAACAAAATTTATGACAGTGTCAAAACCGTATG GTCAATCCCCGGCACCTCGTCCTGCAATTGGTGAACACACATATGCTCCACCTCTTCCACCCCATGCGACACCAACTCAT ACTTTGGCAGCAGAGAATCACAGTGAGCAAGCAAATGACTCGGAACCGGCTGTTCCACCTGCCATTCCTTCCAGACCTGAACACACAAAGTCTAAG tACATACCAAATGAAGTTACCACAAAACCCTCTGCCAAGGAAGATGACAAAG GAACTGCCCAAGACCAGGTTACTAGAGCGCAGACAAGAGACcggaaaaagaagaagatgtCAGATGAGGAGATTCACAGCAGACTAC GTAACATAGTTAGTGTTGGAGATCCTAAAAGGAAATACACAAAATTCGAAAAGATTGGCCAAGG AGCCTCTGGTACTGTTTACACAGCCATTGAAGTAGCTACTGGTCATGAG GTTGCCATCAAGCAGATGAACCTGTCTCAACAGCCAAAGAAG GAGTTAATTATCAATGAAATCTTGGTGATGAGGGAGAATAAACACCCAAACATTGTGAACTATGTGGATAGCTACCTTGTGGGAGAAGAACTCTGG GTTGTTATGGAGTATTTAGCAGGGGGTTCCTTGACTGATGTTGTTACTGAAACATGTATGGACGAAGGACAAATAGCGTCAGTATCTAGAGAG TGTCTTCAGGCCCTTGAGTTTTTGCACAGTAATGGAGTCATTCACAGAGATATAAAGAGTGACAACATTTTGCTAGGAATGGATGGTCAAGTTAAACTAA CCGATTTTGGTTTCTGTGCACAAATAACACCAGAGCAGTCTAAACGCTCCACTATGGTAGGAACACCTTACTGGATGGCACCAGAGGTTGTAACAAGGAAGCAGTATGGACCTAAA gtggacATCTGGAGTTTAGGAATTATGGCCATTGAAATGGTGGAAGGTGAACCACCCTATTTGAATGAAAATCCTCTCAGA GCTTTGTATTTGATAGCTACAAATGGCACACCCGAACTAGCACACCCAGAAAAATTATCACCAGTATTTAAGGATTTCCTGTCACAGTCATTGGAAATGGACGTTGATAAGCGTTCAGGAGCCAGGGAACTTCTACAG caccCCTTCTTGAAGCAGGCAAAACCCCTGGCAAGCCTAGTACCACTTATACTAGCTGCCAAAGAGGCAAGCTCCAGAAATTCGTAG
- the LOC136887903 gene encoding serine/threonine-protein kinase PAK 3-like isoform X2, translating to MSDEERPPAPPIRLTSTKDSSMSPASKPLPSAPVDEKKKKPAKFGFFTNKGDEERKYSKKKPEISYPTQFEHTIHVGFDPVTSEFTGMPEAWARLLHTSNITQAEQKKNPQAVLDVLNFYEGSIEKETTTKFMTVSKPYGQSPAPRPAIGEHTYAPPLPPHATPTHTLAAENHSEQANDSEPAVPPAIPSRPEHTKSKYIPNEVTTKPSAKEDDKGTAQDQVTRAQTRDRKKKKMSDEEIHSRLRNIVSVGDPKRKYTKFEKIGQGASGTVYTAIEVATGHEVAIKQMNLSQQPKKELIINEILVMRENKHPNIVNYVDSYLVGEELWVVMEYLAGGSLTDVVTETCMDEGQIASVSRECLQALEFLHSNGVIHRDIKSDNILLGMDGQVKLTDFGFCAQITPEQSKRSTMVGTPYWMAPEVVTRKQYGPKVDIWSLGIMAIEMVEGEPPYLNENPLRALYLIATNGTPELAHPEKLSPVFKDFLSQSLEMDVDKRSGARELLQHPFLKQAKPLASLVPLILAAKEASSRNS from the exons ATGTCGGACGAAGAAAGGCCACCGGCCCCTCCTATACGTCTGACTTCAACTAAAGACTCTTCGATGTCTCCAGCTTCGAAGCCCTTGCCAAGCGCCCCTGTCgatgagaagaagaagaagccaGCCAAATTTGGATTCTTCACCAATAAGGGAGACGAAGAAAGAAAAT ATTCGAAGAAAAAGCCAGAGATTTCTTATCCAACGCAGTTTGAACATACGATTCATGTGGGCTTTGATCCAGTGACCTCGGAATTTACG GGCATGCCAGAAGCCTGGGCCAGACTTCTTCACACATCTAATATCACACAAGCAGAACAGAAGAAGAACCCACAG GCTGTTCTGGATGTCTTAAACTTCTATGAAGGAAGTATTGAGAAAGAAACCACAACAAAATTTATGACAGTGTCAAAACCGTATG GTCAATCCCCGGCACCTCGTCCTGCAATTGGTGAACACACATATGCTCCACCTCTTCCACCCCATGCGACACCAACTCAT ACTTTGGCAGCAGAGAATCACAGTGAGCAAGCAAATGACTCGGAACCGGCTGTTCCACCTGCCATTCCTTCCAGACCTGAACACACAAAGTCTAAG tACATACCAAATGAAGTTACCACAAAACCCTCTGCCAAGGAAGATGACAAAG GAACTGCCCAAGACCAGGTTACTAGAGCGCAGACAAGAGACcggaaaaagaagaagatgtCAGATGAGGAGATTCACAGCAGACTAC GTAACATAGTTAGTGTTGGAGATCCTAAAAGGAAATACACAAAATTCGAAAAGATTGGCCAAGG AGCCTCTGGTACTGTTTACACAGCCATTGAAGTAGCTACTGGTCATGAG GTTGCCATCAAGCAGATGAACCTGTCTCAACAGCCAAAGAAG GAGTTAATTATCAATGAAATCTTGGTGATGAGGGAGAATAAACACCCAAACATTGTGAACTATGTGGATAGCTACCTTGTGGGAGAAGAACTCTGG GTTGTTATGGAGTATTTAGCAGGGGGTTCCTTGACTGATGTTGTTACTGAAACATGTATGGACGAAGGACAAATAGCGTCAGTATCTAGAGAG TGTCTTCAGGCCCTTGAGTTTTTGCACAGTAATGGAGTCATTCACAGAGATATAAAGAGTGACAACATTTTGCTAGGAATGGATGGTCAAGTTAAACTAA CCGATTTTGGTTTCTGTGCACAAATAACACCAGAGCAGTCTAAACGCTCCACTATGGTAGGAACACCTTACTGGATGGCACCAGAGGTTGTAACAAGGAAGCAGTATGGACCTAAA gtggacATCTGGAGTTTAGGAATTATGGCCATTGAAATGGTGGAAGGTGAACCACCCTATTTGAATGAAAATCCTCTCAGA GCTTTGTATTTGATAGCTACAAATGGCACACCCGAACTAGCACACCCAGAAAAATTATCACCAGTATTTAAGGATTTCCTGTCACAGTCATTGGAAATGGACGTTGATAAGCGTTCAGGAGCCAGGGAACTTCTACAG caccCCTTCTTGAAGCAGGCAAAACCCCTGGCAAGCCTAGTACCACTTATACTAGCTGCCAAAGAGGCAAGCTCCAGAAATTCGTAG
- the LOC136887903 gene encoding serine/threonine-protein kinase PAK 3-like isoform X1 has protein sequence MLQFILMISMYFIIATPRKGHNHSPAPNTVPALRHSSPSSSSSPLFYSSAIDDTTELKITCSPFSCASPKNKHSSKSSLKVVIKRNSKKRRKSLPANGSTSADQRRKANRDERKSSPSPTRALLKSQSDTSGSLTGSSPGSLPESLTDEIEKLSTSSELSSTNKFLQRNSSEPQGQSPAPRPAIGEHTYAPPLPPHATPTHTLAAENHSEQANDSEPAVPPAIPSRPEHTKSKYIPNEVTTKPSAKEDDKGTAQDQVTRAQTRDRKKKKMSDEEIHSRLRNIVSVGDPKRKYTKFEKIGQGASGTVYTAIEVATGHEVAIKQMNLSQQPKKELIINEILVMRENKHPNIVNYVDSYLVGEELWVVMEYLAGGSLTDVVTETCMDEGQIASVSRECLQALEFLHSNGVIHRDIKSDNILLGMDGQVKLTDFGFCAQITPEQSKRSTMVGTPYWMAPEVVTRKQYGPKVDIWSLGIMAIEMVEGEPPYLNENPLRALYLIATNGTPELAHPEKLSPVFKDFLSQSLEMDVDKRSGARELLQHPFLKQAKPLASLVPLILAAKEASSRNS, from the exons ATGTTGCAGTTTATTCTTATGATCAGCATGTACTTTATTATAGCAACTCCTCGTAAAGGACACAACCACTCTCCAGCACCCAACACAGTGCCAGCTTTGCGTCATTCGTCACCTTCATCTTCCAGTAGCCCACTTTTCTACTCGTCTGCCATAGACGACACGACAGAACTGAAAATAACATGCTCACCATTTAGTTGTGCATCTCCTAAGAACAAACATTCCTCTAAAAGCAGCCTGAAGGTTGTTATTAAACGGAATTCAAAGAAACGCAGAAAATCTTTACCAGCTAATGGTTCGACAAGCGCAGATCAAAGGAGAAAAGCTAATAGAGATGAACGAAAGTCGTCCCCTTCGCCAACTCGTGCTCTCCTCAAGTCTCAATCAGACACTTCAGGGTCCTTAACTGGGTCATCACCAGGCTCATTACCAGAGTCGTTAACGGACGAAATTGAGAAATTAAGTACGAGTTCGGAGTTATCTTCCACTAATAAATTCTTACAACGCAACTCCTCTGAACCTCAAG GTCAATCCCCGGCACCTCGTCCTGCAATTGGTGAACACACATATGCTCCACCTCTTCCACCCCATGCGACACCAACTCAT ACTTTGGCAGCAGAGAATCACAGTGAGCAAGCAAATGACTCGGAACCGGCTGTTCCACCTGCCATTCCTTCCAGACCTGAACACACAAAGTCTAAG tACATACCAAATGAAGTTACCACAAAACCCTCTGCCAAGGAAGATGACAAAG GAACTGCCCAAGACCAGGTTACTAGAGCGCAGACAAGAGACcggaaaaagaagaagatgtCAGATGAGGAGATTCACAGCAGACTAC GTAACATAGTTAGTGTTGGAGATCCTAAAAGGAAATACACAAAATTCGAAAAGATTGGCCAAGG AGCCTCTGGTACTGTTTACACAGCCATTGAAGTAGCTACTGGTCATGAG GTTGCCATCAAGCAGATGAACCTGTCTCAACAGCCAAAGAAG GAGTTAATTATCAATGAAATCTTGGTGATGAGGGAGAATAAACACCCAAACATTGTGAACTATGTGGATAGCTACCTTGTGGGAGAAGAACTCTGG GTTGTTATGGAGTATTTAGCAGGGGGTTCCTTGACTGATGTTGTTACTGAAACATGTATGGACGAAGGACAAATAGCGTCAGTATCTAGAGAG TGTCTTCAGGCCCTTGAGTTTTTGCACAGTAATGGAGTCATTCACAGAGATATAAAGAGTGACAACATTTTGCTAGGAATGGATGGTCAAGTTAAACTAA CCGATTTTGGTTTCTGTGCACAAATAACACCAGAGCAGTCTAAACGCTCCACTATGGTAGGAACACCTTACTGGATGGCACCAGAGGTTGTAACAAGGAAGCAGTATGGACCTAAA gtggacATCTGGAGTTTAGGAATTATGGCCATTGAAATGGTGGAAGGTGAACCACCCTATTTGAATGAAAATCCTCTCAGA GCTTTGTATTTGATAGCTACAAATGGCACACCCGAACTAGCACACCCAGAAAAATTATCACCAGTATTTAAGGATTTCCTGTCACAGTCATTGGAAATGGACGTTGATAAGCGTTCAGGAGCCAGGGAACTTCTACAG caccCCTTCTTGAAGCAGGCAAAACCCCTGGCAAGCCTAGTACCACTTATACTAGCTGCCAAAGAGGCAAGCTCCAGAAATTCGTAG